A single genomic interval of Rhodopseudomonas palustris harbors:
- the cobT gene encoding cobaltochelatase subunit CobT, protein MSTTTNSKLRTGSKEAPTEPFKRAVTSCLRAIAKAPELEVTFAAERPGLAPGKARLPEPARKMSKRDAAIVRGHADSIALKLACHDPKVHRKLMPGNPQARGVFEAVEQARVEALGARRMAGVAKNLTAMLDDHFHRGKFDEITDRADAPLSDALAMLVRERLTGLAPPTAAKKLVDLWRPVLEDKLGPRLDQLEHFADNQAKFGDVIHDMLDALELGDDRDTETDEDENQDDKQEGENDQSGAEGEPQGEAAQEMSAEQAEATSDEVSDSQMESAQASTSDAFDDSELGEDETPGEATRPHNRGANEPRGPEYHAFAPKFDEIVAAEDLCDHDELERLRSYLDKQLAHLQGIVARLANRLQRRLMAQQNRAWDFDLEEGILDPARLSRVVIDPFHPLSFMSEKEATFRDTVVTLLLDNSGSMRGRPITVAATCADILARTLERCGVKVEILGFTTRAWKGGQSREAWLAAGKPANPGRLNDLRHIIYKSADAPWRRARKNLGLMMREGLLKENIDGEALDWAHKRLLGRPEQRKILMMISDGAPVDDSTLSVNPGNYLERHLRHIIEEIETRSPVELIAIGIGHDVTRYYRRAVTIVDAEELGGAITEKLAELFSETATPAATPGPRRRRLHS, encoded by the coding sequence ATGAGCACCACGACCAACAGCAAACTCCGCACCGGATCGAAGGAAGCGCCGACCGAGCCTTTCAAGCGCGCCGTGACCTCGTGCCTGCGCGCCATCGCCAAGGCGCCGGAGCTGGAGGTTACTTTCGCAGCCGAGCGCCCCGGCCTCGCGCCCGGCAAGGCCCGGCTCCCCGAGCCGGCGCGCAAGATGAGCAAGCGCGACGCCGCGATTGTGCGCGGTCACGCCGACTCGATCGCGCTGAAGCTCGCCTGTCACGACCCGAAAGTGCATCGCAAGCTGATGCCGGGTAATCCGCAGGCCCGCGGCGTGTTCGAAGCGGTCGAGCAGGCGCGCGTCGAAGCGCTCGGCGCGCGGCGGATGGCGGGCGTCGCCAAGAACCTCACGGCGATGCTCGACGATCATTTCCATCGCGGCAAGTTCGACGAGATCACCGACCGCGCGGATGCGCCGCTGTCGGATGCGCTGGCTATGCTGGTGCGCGAGCGGCTGACGGGTCTCGCGCCGCCCACGGCGGCCAAGAAACTGGTCGACCTGTGGCGGCCGGTGCTCGAAGACAAGCTCGGTCCGCGGCTCGATCAGCTCGAACACTTCGCCGACAACCAGGCCAAGTTCGGTGACGTGATCCACGACATGCTCGACGCACTCGAGCTTGGCGATGATCGCGACACCGAGACCGACGAAGACGAGAACCAGGACGATAAGCAGGAAGGCGAGAACGATCAGTCCGGTGCCGAGGGCGAGCCGCAGGGCGAAGCCGCGCAGGAGATGAGCGCCGAGCAGGCCGAAGCGACCAGCGACGAGGTCAGCGACAGCCAGATGGAAAGCGCCCAGGCGTCGACCTCCGACGCCTTCGACGATTCCGAACTCGGCGAGGACGAAACGCCGGGCGAAGCCACCCGTCCGCACAATCGCGGCGCCAACGAGCCGCGCGGGCCGGAGTATCACGCCTTCGCGCCGAAGTTCGACGAGATCGTCGCCGCCGAAGATTTGTGCGACCACGACGAGCTGGAACGGCTGCGCAGCTATCTGGACAAGCAGTTGGCGCATCTGCAGGGGATCGTCGCCCGCCTCGCCAACCGGCTGCAGCGCCGGCTGATGGCGCAGCAGAACCGCGCCTGGGACTTCGACCTCGAAGAAGGCATTCTCGATCCGGCGCGCCTGTCGCGCGTGGTGATCGATCCGTTCCATCCGCTGTCGTTCATGAGCGAGAAGGAAGCGACCTTCCGCGACACCGTAGTGACGCTGCTGCTCGACAATTCCGGTTCGATGCGCGGCCGCCCGATCACGGTGGCGGCGACCTGCGCCGACATTCTGGCGCGGACGCTGGAGCGTTGCGGCGTCAAGGTCGAGATCCTCGGCTTCACCACGCGCGCCTGGAAGGGCGGACAATCGCGCGAGGCCTGGCTCGCCGCCGGCAAGCCGGCCAATCCAGGCCGGCTCAACGATCTGCGACACATCATCTACAAGTCGGCGGACGCGCCGTGGCGCCGAGCTCGCAAGAATCTCGGATTGATGATGCGCGAGGGTCTGCTCAAGGAGAACATCGACGGCGAGGCGCTGGACTGGGCGCATAAGCGCCTGCTCGGCCGCCCCGAGCAGCGCAAGATCCTGATGATGATCTCGGACGGCGCCCCGGTCGACGACTCGACGCTGTCGGTCAATCCCGGCAACTACCTCGAACGGCACCTGCGCCACATCATCGAGGAGATCGAGACCCGCTCGCCGGTGGAGCTGATCGCGATCGGCATCGGCCACGACGTGACGCGCTACTATCGCCGCGCCGTGACCATCGTCGACGCCGAAGAGCTCGGCGGCGCCATCACCGAGAAGCTCGCCGAGCTGTTCAGCGAAACCGCCACCCCGGCCGCGACGCCGGGCCCGCGACGCCGCCGTCTGCATTCGTGA
- the cobS gene encoding cobaltochelatase subunit CobS: MTAATTTAPEITGLPDMKVSVRQVFGIDSDLEVPAYSEVDPHVPDVDPDYRFDRATTLAILAGFAKNRRVMVTGFHGTGKSTHIEQVAARLNWPCVRVNLDSHISRIDLVGKDAIVVREGKQVTEFRDGILPWALQHNVALVFDEYDAGRPDVMFVIQRVLEVSGRLTLLDQNKVIKPHPAFRLFATANTIGLGDTSGLYHGTQQINQGQMDRWSIVTTLNYLPHDEEVEIILAKAKHYRNAEGRDIVNKMVRLADLTRNAFANGDLSTVMSPRTVITWSENADIFGDIGFAFRVTFLNKCDELERPLVAEFYQRCFNAELPESSVNIAMS; encoded by the coding sequence ATGACCGCCGCTACGACCACCGCTCCGGAGATCACTGGCTTACCCGACATGAAGGTGTCGGTCCGGCAGGTCTTCGGCATCGACAGCGACCTTGAAGTTCCGGCCTATTCCGAGGTCGACCCCCATGTGCCGGATGTTGATCCGGATTACCGTTTCGATCGCGCCACCACCCTCGCGATTCTGGCAGGCTTCGCCAAGAACCGGCGCGTGATGGTGACCGGCTTCCACGGCACCGGCAAGTCGACGCACATCGAGCAGGTCGCGGCGCGACTCAACTGGCCGTGTGTGCGCGTCAACCTCGACAGCCACATCAGCCGTATCGATCTGGTCGGCAAGGACGCCATCGTGGTCCGCGAGGGCAAGCAGGTCACCGAATTCCGCGACGGCATTCTGCCCTGGGCGCTCCAACACAACGTTGCGCTGGTGTTCGACGAATACGATGCCGGCCGCCCGGACGTGATGTTCGTGATCCAGCGTGTGCTGGAAGTCTCCGGCCGGCTGACGCTGCTCGACCAGAACAAGGTCATCAAGCCGCATCCGGCATTCCGGCTGTTCGCTACCGCCAACACCATCGGCCTCGGCGACACGTCGGGCCTGTATCACGGCACGCAGCAGATCAACCAGGGCCAGATGGACCGCTGGTCGATCGTCACCACACTGAACTATCTGCCGCACGACGAGGAAGTCGAGATCATCCTCGCCAAGGCCAAGCACTATCGCAATGCCGAAGGGCGCGACATCGTCAACAAGATGGTCCGGCTCGCGGACCTGACGCGCAACGCCTTCGCCAACGGCGATCTGTCGACCGTGATGAGCCCGCGCACGGTGATCACCTGGTCGGAAAACGCCGATATCTTCGGCGACATCGGCTTCGCGTTCCGCGTCACCTTCCTCAACAAATGCGACGAGCTGGAGCGCCCGCTGGTGGCGGAGTTCTATCAGCGCTGCTTCAATGCAGAGTTGCCGGAGAGCTCGGTCAACATCGCGATGAGCTGA
- a CDS encoding DedA family protein: MSSLLDSLVHFAASHSGLAYLALFMAALLEAVPVVGSLVPGSTVILALSALIPGGELSLAGVLASAIAGALIGDGAAYWVGHRAQRSILSAWPLSNYPDVVAQAEAFFVRYGTWAVLFGRFVPPIRAFVPVTAGALQMTPQRFFAVDVPAILLWAPAHVLPGVVAATALERNHATLHHWLPVLAGVAGTLLLGLWAYRRWRGTPA, encoded by the coding sequence TTGAGTTCACTGCTCGACTCGCTGGTCCATTTCGCCGCGTCGCATTCCGGCCTCGCCTATCTGGCGCTGTTTATGGCGGCGCTGCTCGAAGCCGTGCCGGTGGTGGGATCGCTGGTGCCGGGATCGACCGTCATCCTGGCGCTGAGCGCTCTGATTCCCGGTGGCGAATTGAGTCTGGCTGGGGTTCTCGCCTCGGCGATCGCCGGCGCGCTGATCGGCGATGGTGCGGCGTATTGGGTCGGCCATCGCGCGCAGCGCAGCATTTTAAGTGCCTGGCCGCTGTCGAACTATCCGGACGTTGTGGCGCAGGCCGAAGCGTTCTTCGTGCGCTACGGCACCTGGGCGGTGTTGTTCGGCCGGTTCGTGCCGCCGATCCGCGCCTTCGTGCCGGTCACAGCGGGCGCACTGCAGATGACGCCGCAGCGGTTCTTCGCCGTCGATGTGCCTGCGATCCTGCTGTGGGCCCCGGCCCACGTGCTGCCTGGCGTGGTCGCGGCCACCGCGCTGGAGCGTAACCACGCGACGCTGCACCACTGGCTGCCGGTGCTGGCCGGCGTCGCCGGAACGCTGCTGCTGGGGCTATGGGCGTATCGGCGTTGGAGGGGCACGCCGGCCTAG
- a CDS encoding J domain-containing protein translates to MPIDSSKFFDKIRVKPRAAEAAREAVREQVRMCDAPGCTSRAAHRAPKGRGYEKDYWHFCLNHVREFNQGYNFFEGMNPDDVARYQKDALTGHRPTWKMGQNGAKSRARSPEDLEGAADPFNVFNEFTGSRRRRRGPDPADEARAEPRKVFNAERKALQVMGLDSDATLEVVKAKYKALVKQHHPDANGGDRSTEDRLIEIIKAYNYLKTVVRS, encoded by the coding sequence ATGCCAATCGACTCATCCAAATTCTTCGACAAGATCCGCGTCAAGCCGCGAGCCGCCGAAGCGGCGCGCGAGGCCGTGCGCGAGCAGGTGCGGATGTGCGACGCCCCGGGCTGCACCAGCCGCGCCGCACACCGCGCGCCCAAGGGCCGCGGGTACGAGAAGGATTACTGGCACTTCTGTCTCAATCACGTCCGTGAATTCAACCAGGGTTATAACTTCTTCGAAGGGATGAATCCGGATGACGTCGCCCGCTATCAGAAGGACGCGCTGACAGGTCATCGCCCGACCTGGAAGATGGGGCAGAACGGCGCCAAAAGCCGCGCCCGCAGCCCCGAGGATCTCGAAGGCGCCGCCGATCCGTTCAACGTCTTCAACGAATTCACCGGCAGCCGCCGGCGGCGTCGCGGGCCCGATCCGGCCGACGAGGCGCGCGCCGAGCCACGCAAGGTGTTCAACGCCGAACGCAAGGCGCTGCAGGTGATGGGCCTCGACAGCGACGCCACGCTCGAAGTGGTCAAGGCCAAGTACAAGGCGCTGGTGAAGCAGCATCACCCCGACGCCAACGGCGGCGACCGCTCGACCGAAGACCGCCTGATCGAGATCATCAAGGCGTACAACTATCTGAAGACGGTGGTGCGGAGCTGA
- a CDS encoding BolA family protein → MGTQDTITQKLREAFTPESLAVIDESNLHEGHAGHSGRSETHFRVNIVSAAFAGKSRVDRHRMVNDLLAPELKGGVHALAIKAKAPGEA, encoded by the coding sequence ATGGGCACGCAGGACACTATCACGCAGAAGTTGCGCGAAGCTTTCACGCCGGAAAGCCTCGCGGTCATCGACGAGTCCAACCTACATGAAGGTCATGCCGGTCATTCCGGCCGCAGCGAAACCCATTTTCGGGTGAATATCGTGTCGGCTGCCTTCGCGGGCAAGAGCCGGGTCGATCGTCATCGCATGGTGAACGACCTGCTGGCGCCGGAACTGAAGGGCGGCGTTCACGCGCTGGCGATCAAGGCCAAGGCGCCGGGCGAGGCCTGA